In a genomic window of Tissierella sp. Yu-01:
- the ispF gene encoding 2-C-methyl-D-erythritol 2,4-cyclodiphosphate synthase, producing the protein MRIGFGYDVHQLVESRRLILGGMDIPYKRGLLGHSDADVLIHAIMDSILGALALGDIGKHFPDTDMEYKDINSMELLGRVYNIMIENGYEVGNIDSTIAAQAPKLAPYINDMRKNISEVLHTSINNISVKATTTEKLGFEGREEGISATSVCLLKKVIDN; encoded by the coding sequence ATGAGGATAGGTTTTGGATATGATGTACATCAGCTTGTAGAGAGTAGAAGATTAATACTTGGTGGTATGGATATTCCATATAAGAGAGGATTACTAGGGCATTCTGATGCAGATGTACTAATACATGCAATTATGGATAGTATATTGGGAGCGTTAGCTCTTGGAGATATTGGTAAGCACTTTCCAGACACAGATATGGAATATAAAGATATTAATAGTATGGAACTACTAGGTAGAGTTTATAATATAATGATTGAAAATGGATATGAAGTTGGTAATATAGATTCAACAATAGCAGCTCAAGCTCCAAAATTAGCACCATATATTAATGATATGAGAAAGAATATTAGTGAAGTATTGCATACTTCCATTAATAATATTAGTGTAAAAGCGACAACAACAGAAAAATTAGGCTTTGAAGGTAGAGAAGAGGGTATATCTGCCACAAGCGTATGTTTACTTAAAAAAGTAATTGACAACTAA
- the ispD gene encoding 2-C-methyl-D-erythritol 4-phosphate cytidylyltransferase has product MYKNYFVSVIIAAAGMSNRMGSKINKQFIAIDNKPILAHTLEKFERCKLIDEIIVVSKEEEVEYCRKEIVKKYGLKKVSNIVRGGRERQDSIYNGILALNEKTDIVLTHDGARPFVKIESIEEGIKGVLDYGACVIGVPVKDTIKVLDSHDEVHHTPKRSLLWAAQTPQCFWIHLLKRGYELAAEEGIVGTDDSSLVEKTGHPIKMIMGSYDNIKITTPEDLIVADSILKDKDSILSRSGIL; this is encoded by the coding sequence ATGTATAAAAATTACTTTGTGTCTGTTATCATAGCAGCTGCAGGTATGAGTAACAGAATGGGAAGTAAGATAAATAAGCAATTTATTGCTATAGATAATAAGCCGATACTTGCTCATACGTTGGAAAAATTTGAAAGGTGTAAATTAATAGATGAAATAATAGTTGTATCTAAGGAAGAGGAAGTTGAGTACTGTAGAAAAGAAATCGTAAAAAAATATGGGTTAAAGAAAGTTTCGAATATAGTAAGAGGTGGAAGAGAGAGACAGGATTCTATATATAATGGAATTTTGGCTTTAAATGAAAAGACGGATATAGTTCTTACACATGATGGTGCTAGACCTTTTGTAAAGATTGAGTCAATAGAAGAGGGGATAAAAGGTGTTCTAGATTATGGTGCATGCGTCATTGGTGTGCCAGTAAAGGATACCATAAAGGTCTTAGATTCCCATGATGAAGTTCATCATACACCTAAAAGATCTTTACTATGGGCAGCTCAAACTCCACAATGTTTTTGGATACATTTATTAAAGAGGGGCTATGAGTTAGCAGCTGAAGAGGGAATTGTAGGTACGGATGATAGTTCGTTGGTAGAAAAAACAGGTCATCCTATTAAGATGATTATGGGAAGTTATGATAATATAAAGATAACGACACCAGAGGATCTAATTGTCGCTGATTCCATCCTAAAAGATAAGGATTCAATTTTATCACGTAGTGGTATATTGTAG
- a CDS encoding PIN/TRAM domain-containing protein, which translates to MVDKVLKVGISILGVLLGFALSSLLRSIEILKNPLEGWPGLLISVAFSLLLGIIFYILSSRVIKKGKKLVGIIENELQKLPAYEIILGSVGLIIGLVIAYLISQPISGFNKYLGIITSIILYGVLGYLGIKIATKKAVDITNTISSDINFKKTTKDKLKQTYKSCPKILDTSVIIDGRIADICKTGFIEGPLVIPMFVLEELQHIADSSDGLKRNRGRRGLDILNKIQKELDIEIIIHEKKFDDIQEVDSKLLKLTQQLKGKIITNDYNLNKVAEVQKIDVLNINELANAVKPVVLPGEEMIVQVVRDGKESGQGLAYLDDGTMIVVESGRKYIGETIDVLVTSVLQTSAGRMIFAKPKALVDKAV; encoded by the coding sequence ATGGTAGATAAGGTATTAAAAGTGGGAATTTCTATTCTAGGTGTCCTATTAGGATTTGCACTTAGTTCTTTATTAAGATCAATAGAAATTCTTAAAAATCCGTTAGAGGGATGGCCAGGGCTTTTAATAAGCGTTGCATTTTCTTTATTATTAGGAATTATATTTTATATTTTATCATCAAGAGTTATTAAAAAAGGGAAGAAACTTGTAGGCATAATCGAAAATGAGTTACAGAAATTGCCTGCATATGAAATTATTTTAGGATCAGTGGGACTTATAATTGGTTTAGTTATCGCTTATTTAATAAGCCAACCAATTTCTGGATTCAATAAATACTTGGGAATCATAACTTCTATTATTTTATATGGAGTCCTTGGTTATTTAGGTATTAAGATTGCGACTAAAAAAGCAGTAGATATTACAAATACAATTAGCAGTGATATCAACTTCAAAAAAACTACTAAGGATAAATTGAAACAAACTTATAAATCATGTCCTAAAATACTTGATACAAGTGTAATAATAGATGGTAGAATTGCTGATATATGTAAAACTGGTTTTATCGAAGGACCACTTGTTATACCTATGTTCGTTCTTGAAGAATTGCAACATATAGCAGATTCTTCAGATGGTTTAAAGAGGAATAGAGGTAGAAGAGGATTAGATATACTTAATAAGATTCAAAAAGAATTGGATATTGAAATTATAATTCATGAAAAGAAATTTGATGATATTCAAGAGGTTGATTCCAAATTATTGAAGTTAACACAACAGTTAAAAGGAAAGATTATAACAAATGATTATAATTTAAATAAGGTTGCTGAAGTTCAAAAGATTGATGTATTAAATATAAATGAGCTTGCAAATGCAGTGAAACCTGTAGTGCTACCTGGTGAAGAAATGATAGTTCAAGTAGTGCGAGATGGTAAGGAGTCAGGACAAGGATTAGCATATTTAGATGATGGGACTATGATAGTAGTCGAATCTGGACGTAAGTATATAGGTGAGACTATAGATGTATTAGTGACTAGTGTACTCCAAACATCAGCAGGAAGAATGATATTTGCTAAGCCAAAGGCACTAGTTGACAAGGCAGTTTAG
- a CDS encoding CarD family transcriptional regulator, whose amino-acid sequence MFNIGDRIVYPMHGAGVIEDVEKIEILGEKREYFVMRMPIGNMKVMVPVDSIEEIGVRQIADENDMEKVVKILRGSKSAMSHNWNRRYRANMDRIKSGDIFEIAAVVRNLMILDNEKGLSTGERKMLNSAKQMLVSEMVLVCNKDVDETEKLIAESVEVFEDEDECIEEDVNISQEGNGSTI is encoded by the coding sequence ATGTTTAACATAGGTGATAGAATAGTTTATCCAATGCACGGTGCTGGTGTTATAGAAGACGTAGAGAAAATTGAGATATTGGGTGAAAAAAGGGAATATTTCGTAATGAGAATGCCTATTGGAAATATGAAAGTAATGGTGCCAGTAGACTCCATAGAAGAAATTGGAGTACGACAAATTGCAGATGAAAATGATATGGAAAAAGTGGTTAAAATACTTAGGGGTAGTAAATCTGCAATGTCCCATAACTGGAATAGAAGATATAGAGCAAATATGGACAGAATAAAATCTGGTGATATTTTTGAAATTGCTGCTGTTGTTCGAAATCTTATGATATTAGACAATGAAAAAGGTTTATCTACAGGTGAAAGAAAAATGCTGAATAGTGCAAAACAAATGTTGGTTTCCGAAATGGTTTTGGTTTGTAATAAGGATGTAGATGAAACTGAAAAATTAATAGCGGAATCTGTAGAAGTTTTTGAAGATGAAGATGAATGTATAGAAGAAGATGTAAATATTTCTCAAGAAGGAAATGGTTCAACTATTTAA
- a CDS encoding DUF1573 domain-containing protein, which yields MDRKKATNIHDSICEDFQNQVSKVLVRHKSILDIMTKLDEYNSRINRAVAKSVTNCGCISINAKKQDFSNISFEEMASKGESHVEGKLCDNCKDVLEEEIGSYLFYLTSLCNSLDIDLSTVIEKEHDRIKTLGIYSLK from the coding sequence ATGGACAGAAAAAAAGCAACTAACATACACGACTCTATTTGTGAAGATTTTCAAAACCAAGTTTCTAAGGTTCTAGTTAGGCATAAAAGCATATTAGATATAATGACTAAGTTAGATGAATACAACTCAAGAATTAATCGCGCAGTGGCCAAATCTGTTACTAACTGTGGATGTATATCTATTAATGCGAAAAAACAAGATTTTAGTAATATCTCTTTTGAGGAAATGGCTTCAAAAGGAGAATCTCATGTTGAAGGTAAACTATGTGATAATTGCAAGGATGTGCTAGAAGAAGAAATAGGTTCATATTTATTCTATTTAACTTCTCTATGCAATTCTTTAGATATAGATTTATCAACTGTTATTGAAAAGGAACATGATAGAATTAAAACTTTAGGAATTTATAGTTTAAAATAA
- the radA gene encoding DNA repair protein RadA, which translates to MKKSSIHVCSNCGYEMVGHMGKCPECNSWGTLVEKQIDTKKNSKLSSKNSSNKPSKRLYEIESINSDRIITNMEEFNRVMGGGIVKDSVTIVAARPGAGKSTLLLQVANELATMNRKVLYASGEESESQIKARADRIINTISPNLWVVSDNSMDSVLSNIEKTDPDLIIIDSIQTFTLDSFPGSRAGSPTQTMECAYELVKVAKNPERPRAVFVIGQMTKEDEIAGVRALEHLVDAVLLIEGESGEELRSLLATKNRYGSTGEMGFFSMSEKGMLSIDNPSEYFMTKREDNNLVSGSSLTVVREGTRPIILEIESLVSDSFTPYPSRIGESMKREHLNTLVSILEQRGGIKLYDKNVVIKTTGGIRLKEQASNLAVIMSMVSSVFDVGIPNDYVFISDVGLTGELKKVPSLESRLKEVDRMGFRKAFVAEGYGKNLSIKNLEIIEKKSLRDVINYVFK; encoded by the coding sequence ATGAAAAAGAGTTCTATACATGTATGTAGTAATTGTGGTTACGAAATGGTTGGACATATGGGTAAATGTCCTGAATGTAATTCATGGGGAACATTAGTTGAAAAACAAATTGATACAAAAAAGAATTCAAAATTATCATCTAAGAATTCGTCAAATAAACCGTCAAAAAGATTATATGAAATTGAATCTATAAACAGTGATAGAATAATAACAAATATGGAAGAGTTTAACAGAGTAATGGGTGGAGGCATTGTTAAGGATTCTGTCACTATAGTTGCAGCAAGACCTGGAGCAGGTAAATCTACATTATTACTCCAGGTTGCAAATGAATTAGCTACTATGAATCGTAAAGTGTTATATGCATCAGGGGAAGAATCAGAGTCTCAAATTAAGGCAAGAGCAGATAGAATAATCAATACAATTTCACCTAACTTATGGGTTGTTTCTGATAATAGCATGGACAGTGTACTAAGTAATATTGAGAAAACTGATCCAGACTTAATAATAATAGATAGTATTCAAACCTTTACATTAGATAGCTTTCCAGGTTCGAGAGCAGGTTCTCCAACACAAACTATGGAATGTGCATATGAATTAGTAAAGGTAGCTAAGAACCCTGAAAGACCTCGTGCAGTTTTTGTTATTGGACAAATGACAAAAGAGGATGAAATAGCAGGTGTCAGAGCACTAGAGCATCTTGTTGATGCTGTACTTTTGATTGAAGGTGAAAGTGGAGAAGAACTTAGAAGTTTGCTTGCAACCAAGAACAGATATGGCTCTACTGGTGAAATGGGATTCTTCAGCATGTCGGAAAAAGGGATGTTGTCAATAGATAATCCATCTGAATACTTTATGACTAAAAGAGAAGATAACAACTTGGTTTCAGGAAGCTCTTTAACTGTAGTTAGGGAAGGGACAAGGCCGATAATTTTAGAAATTGAATCATTAGTATCTGATTCCTTTACTCCTTATCCATCTAGAATAGGAGAATCTATGAAAAGGGAACATTTAAATACTCTAGTTTCTATTTTGGAGCAGAGAGGTGGTATAAAGCTTTATGATAAAAATGTAGTAATAAAGACTACAGGTGGAATCAGACTTAAAGAACAGGCCTCTAATCTTGCTGTAATCATGAGTATGGTCTCTTCTGTTTTTGATGTTGGAATTCCTAATGATTACGTGTTTATCTCTGATGTAGGTCTTACAGGAGAGCTTAAAAAAGTACCTTCATTGGAATCAAGACTAAAAGAAGTAGATAGGATGGGATTTAGAAAGGCTTTTGTTGCAGAAGGTTATGGTAAAAATTTAAGTATTAAGAATCTTGAAATAATAGAAAAGAAAAGCCTTAGGGATGTAATAAATTATGTATTTAAGTGA
- a CDS encoding ATP-dependent Clp protease ATP-binding subunit, which yields MAMFGRFTERAQKAILLAQEEAKALKHNYVGTEHLFLGLVAEAQGVGALALKEYGVTIDNARKEVIKAVGQGDHESEILGFTPRTKRVFELSFLEARNLGHNYVGTEHLLLGLLSEGEGVAIAVLKRLGVDSDKLSEKVIKMITDSTSKGSVGGEPEKSGSTPNLDKYGVDLNRLAQDGKIDPVIGRAKEIERVIQILSRRTKNNPVLIGEPGVGKTAIAEGLAQKIIEGNVPEIIKNKKIVSLDLPSMIAGAKYRGEFEERLKSVMNELKGAGDVILFIDELHTIVGAGAAEGAIDASNILKPTLARGELQIIGATTIDEYRKHIEKDSALERRLQTIMVEEPNVEDTIKILQGLRDKYEAHHRVKITDDALEAAAELSSRYINDRYLPDKAIDLIDEAASKIRVNAYVPPTELKSLEEKLEELQQEKEEAINTQNYEKAASIRDEERHIKEELANNKMKWEKEKRTSSMVVGYDEIADIVSSWTGVPVSRMTTEESERLINLEKLLHKKVIGQEQAVGALASAVRRARVGLKDPKKPIGSFIFVGPTGVGKTYLAKSLAESLFGEEDAMIRIDMSEYMEKHSVSRLIGSPPGYVGYDEGGQLTEAVRRKPYSVVLFDEIEKAHPDVFNVLLQILDDGRLTDSKGKTVDFKNTVIILTSNVGATSLRKQNVIGFSKASNEGKEEYERMKDTITEELKRTFRPEFLNRLDDVIVFHSLREEQVKEIVDIMISDLVKRLEKMDVNITVTEEAKEYISKQGFDPVFGARPLERTIRKTIEDQLAEEMLRGNVSKEDRIFVDYSDDKLSFSRSL from the coding sequence ATGGCGATGTTTGGCAGATTTACAGAAAGAGCGCAAAAGGCCATTTTACTTGCACAAGAAGAAGCAAAAGCATTAAAGCACAATTATGTAGGTACAGAACATCTTTTTCTAGGATTAGTAGCAGAGGCGCAAGGCGTTGGTGCACTAGCTCTTAAAGAATATGGAGTTACAATAGACAATGCCAGAAAAGAAGTTATTAAAGCAGTGGGTCAAGGTGACCATGAGTCTGAAATTTTAGGGTTTACTCCAAGAACTAAAAGAGTTTTTGAACTAAGTTTTCTTGAAGCTAGAAATTTAGGTCATAATTATGTTGGAACCGAGCATCTATTATTGGGCTTATTATCAGAAGGTGAAGGTGTAGCTATAGCAGTATTGAAAAGGTTAGGTGTTGATTCTGATAAATTATCAGAGAAAGTTATAAAAATGATTACTGATTCAACATCTAAAGGCAGTGTAGGTGGAGAACCAGAAAAATCCGGAAGTACTCCTAACTTAGATAAATATGGAGTTGATTTAAACAGGTTGGCTCAGGACGGCAAAATTGATCCTGTAATCGGTAGAGCTAAGGAAATAGAAAGAGTAATTCAAATATTAAGTAGAAGAACTAAAAACAATCCAGTTCTGATTGGAGAGCCAGGTGTTGGTAAAACTGCCATAGCAGAAGGATTAGCACAAAAGATTATTGAAGGCAATGTACCAGAGATAATTAAGAATAAAAAGATAGTCAGCCTAGATCTACCAAGTATGATAGCTGGGGCAAAATATAGAGGTGAATTTGAAGAAAGACTAAAATCTGTAATGAATGAGTTAAAGGGCGCTGGTGATGTAATACTATTTATAGATGAATTACACACTATAGTTGGTGCAGGAGCTGCAGAAGGCGCAATCGATGCTTCAAACATCTTAAAACCTACACTTGCAAGAGGAGAACTGCAAATAATAGGTGCTACAACAATAGATGAATATAGAAAACATATTGAAAAGGATTCAGCTTTAGAAAGAAGACTTCAAACAATAATGGTTGAGGAGCCTAATGTTGAAGATACAATAAAAATATTGCAGGGTTTAAGGGATAAATATGAAGCTCATCATAGAGTAAAGATAACCGATGATGCTTTAGAAGCTGCTGCTGAGCTATCAAGTAGATATATAAATGATAGATATTTACCTGATAAAGCTATAGACCTTATAGATGAAGCTGCATCTAAAATAAGGGTTAATGCCTATGTGCCTCCTACAGAATTAAAGTCTTTAGAGGAGAAGTTAGAGGAATTACAACAGGAAAAAGAAGAAGCAATAAATACTCAAAATTATGAAAAGGCAGCGAGTATAAGAGATGAAGAAAGACATATAAAAGAAGAATTAGCTAATAATAAAATGAAATGGGAAAAAGAAAAAAGAACATCAAGCATGGTGGTTGGCTATGATGAAATAGCAGATATTGTTTCAAGTTGGACTGGTGTGCCTGTAAGTAGAATGACCACTGAGGAAAGTGAGAGATTGATAAATCTTGAAAAGCTACTTCACAAAAAGGTAATAGGTCAAGAACAGGCTGTAGGAGCTCTTGCTAGTGCTGTTAGAAGAGCTAGGGTTGGTTTGAAGGATCCTAAGAAGCCTATAGGAAGCTTCATATTTGTTGGGCCAACAGGAGTTGGGAAAACTTATCTAGCTAAATCTTTAGCAGAATCATTATTTGGCGAAGAAGATGCTATGATTAGAATTGATATGAGCGAGTATATGGAAAAGCATTCAGTATCTAGATTGATTGGATCACCTCCTGGATATGTTGGGTATGACGAAGGTGGGCAACTTACAGAAGCTGTTAGAAGAAAGCCATATTCAGTTGTCCTCTTTGATGAAATAGAAAAAGCCCATCCTGATGTATTTAACGTATTACTACAAATATTAGATGATGGAAGATTAACTGATTCAAAGGGAAAAACTGTAGATTTTAAGAATACGGTAATCATTTTGACATCAAATGTAGGAGCAACCTCTTTAAGAAAACAAAATGTAATAGGTTTCTCAAAGGCTTCTAATGAAGGGAAGGAAGAATACGAGAGAATGAAAGATACTATTACTGAGGAATTAAAACGTACATTTAGACCTGAATTTCTAAATAGACTTGATGATGTAATAGTATTCCATTCATTAAGAGAAGAGCAGGTAAAAGAAATCGTTGATATTATGATTTCAGATCTTGTAAAAAGACTCGAGAAAATGGATGTTAATATAACTGTTACCGAAGAGGCTAAAGAATATATTTCAAAACAAGGCTTTGACCCTGTATTTGGTGCAAGACCGTTAGAGAGAACTATAAGAAAGACAATTGAGGATCAATTAGCTGAAGAGATGTTAAGAGGCAATGTATCTAAGGAAGATCGTATCTTTGTAGATTATTCAGATGATAAACTATCATTTAGTCGAAGCCTGTAG
- a CDS encoding protein arginine kinase, whose translation MTRWLEGSLVEQDVAISSRIRVARNIKDYVFPLYMSIEDSDKLTNDVLLTVKEEFQDSNFRFYRISDLSQKERLMFIEEHLISPGLTQKIDKSSFLVRKDERATIMINEEDHLRIQTLLPGLNLAEAWQLCSEIDDKLESKLNFAYDYELGYLTACPTNVGTGLRASVMLHLPCVTMTGNINALIESLRKVGLTVRGIYGEGTDAVGNLYQISNQTTLGDTEEELINKLNKIIYQVVTRERNTRKYLKEKKGIELEDKVYRSYGILMNSRLMSSKEAMKHLSNVKLAYDMGYITDHRLKDIFKLMVDIKPATIQMNTNKDLSKQERDNIRAKIIREYLLDMEG comes from the coding sequence ATGACTAGATGGTTAGAAGGTAGCTTAGTAGAACAGGATGTTGCAATTAGTTCTAGAATAAGAGTTGCAAGAAATATAAAAGATTATGTTTTTCCACTATATATGAGTATAGAAGATTCTGATAAGTTGACCAATGATGTTTTACTAACAGTAAAGGAAGAATTCCAAGACTCTAATTTTAGATTTTATAGAATTAGTGATTTAAGCCAGAAAGAAAGGCTTATGTTCATTGAAGAGCATTTAATTAGCCCAGGATTAACTCAGAAAATTGATAAAAGTAGTTTTCTAGTAAGAAAAGATGAGAGAGCCACTATTATGATTAATGAGGAAGACCATTTAAGGATTCAGACATTACTCCCTGGTCTAAATTTAGCTGAAGCATGGCAGCTTTGCTCTGAGATTGATGATAAATTAGAATCGAAGTTAAACTTTGCTTATGATTATGAATTAGGATATTTGACAGCGTGCCCGACTAATGTAGGTACAGGACTTAGAGCGTCAGTCATGTTACATCTTCCTTGTGTAACTATGACAGGAAATATAAATGCATTAATTGAATCACTTAGAAAAGTAGGACTCACAGTTAGAGGAATTTATGGGGAAGGCACTGATGCTGTGGGAAATTTATACCAGATATCAAATCAAACTACTCTAGGTGATACTGAAGAAGAACTTATCAATAAACTTAATAAAATAATTTATCAAGTTGTCACAAGAGAAAGAAATACTAGAAAATATCTTAAAGAGAAGAAAGGTATTGAATTAGAGGATAAAGTTTATAGGTCTTATGGAATACTAATGAATAGTAGGTTAATGTCCTCTAAGGAAGCTATGAAGCATTTATCTAATGTAAAACTTGCCTATGATATGGGATATATTACCGATCATAGATTAAAGGATATATTTAAGCTAATGGTTGATATAAAACCTGCAACGATACAAATGAACACAAATAAAGATTTAAGTAAACAAGAGAGAGATAATATAAGGGCTAAGATTATTAGAGAGTATTTATTAGATATGGAGGGATAA
- a CDS encoding UvrB/UvrC motif-containing protein, with amino-acid sequence MLCDNCKKRNANFHYTKVINGKMEELHLCETCAFENQEMDLNNPFSIHKLFAGLFENKQDKQEENHKDITCSNCGLTFSKFQKTGKLGCMKCYDDFAEYLKPIINGIHGHNHHRGKSPNRSSPNIKLQKEIEELMIKLDDAVKKEEFEKAAIIRDEIKEVKAKLHTCEE; translated from the coding sequence ATGCTATGTGATAATTGTAAGAAACGTAATGCGAATTTTCATTATACAAAAGTGATCAATGGTAAAATGGAAGAACTTCATCTTTGTGAAACCTGTGCTTTTGAAAATCAAGAGATGGATTTAAATAACCCATTTTCTATTCACAAGTTATTTGCAGGATTATTTGAAAACAAACAAGATAAACAGGAAGAAAACCATAAAGATATAACTTGCTCAAATTGTGGATTAACATTTTCTAAGTTTCAAAAGACCGGTAAGTTGGGATGTATGAAATGCTATGATGATTTTGCAGAGTATTTAAAACCTATAATTAATGGTATTCATGGGCATAATCATCACAGAGGTAAGTCACCAAATAGATCAAGTCCTAATATTAAATTACAAAAAGAAATCGAGGAGTTAATGATTAAGTTGGATGATGCTGTTAAGAAAGAGGAGTTTGAGAAGGCAGCCATAATCAGAGATGAAATAAAAGAAGTCAAAGCAAAACTTCATACCTGTGAGGAGTGA
- a CDS encoding CtsR family transcriptional regulator: MPGLSNIIEAFIKGLLEDANGSIEIQRNEMAEYFDCAPSQINYVLTTRFTPYKGYYIESKRGGGGYIKIIKVSIDEYENINNIIVDAIGDSITKSKAYDIINTLRDEKIITDRESDIIRAAIGDRALSCENNLRNSIRAEILKNILLILVK; this comes from the coding sequence ATGCCTGGATTAAGTAATATAATTGAAGCTTTTATAAAAGGGCTATTAGAGGATGCCAATGGTTCAATAGAGATACAACGTAATGAAATGGCTGAGTATTTTGACTGTGCACCATCACAGATAAACTATGTATTGACTACAAGGTTTACTCCTTATAAGGGGTACTATATTGAGAGTAAAAGAGGCGGTGGTGGGTATATAAAAATCATAAAGGTCAGCATTGATGAATATGAGAATATTAACAATATTATTGTAGATGCTATTGGTGATTCAATTACGAAAAGTAAAGCATATGATATTATAAATACTCTTAGAGATGAGAAGATTATAACAGATAGAGAGTCGGATATTATTAGAGCAGCTATTGGAGATAGAGCACTAAGTTGTGAAAATAATTTGAGAAATTCTATTAGAGCTGAAATTCTTAAAAACATTTTGTTAATACTAGTAAAGTGA
- a CDS encoding transglutaminase-like domain-containing protein, which translates to MSKRFSSLFFILIFFISILGQAFGASLYSIEKLGDIGIKVESTKYGSNMRVMVEKGNEKYYYSLNDGIEELPAQLGSGKYTVKILQNTSGNKYKVLKKDNVSISNNSIDVYLSSSQPIYWKNKDKLIELADTLTKDLTTDRERVEAVYRYIVDNIKYDYNKINTISTDYVPDLNEVIISKKGICYDYSALFAGILRSEGIHAKLVKGYRSNLSAYHAWNEVFLDGSWVIVDTTYDAALSSVQSQSMIKSVDEYNKVREY; encoded by the coding sequence GTGTCTAAAAGATTTAGTAGTCTGTTTTTTATTTTGATTTTTTTTATTTCAATTTTAGGACAGGCATTTGGTGCATCGCTTTATAGTATCGAAAAATTAGGTGATATTGGAATAAAAGTTGAAAGCACAAAGTACGGAAGCAATATGAGAGTGATGGTCGAGAAGGGTAATGAAAAATATTATTATAGCTTAAATGATGGGATTGAGGAGTTACCTGCCCAACTTGGAAGCGGAAAGTATACAGTTAAGATACTACAAAATACATCCGGAAATAAATACAAAGTATTAAAAAAGGACAATGTTAGTATTTCAAATAACTCAATAGATGTTTATTTATCATCTAGCCAACCTATTTATTGGAAAAATAAGGACAAGCTTATTGAGTTAGCAGATACTTTAACAAAGGACTTAACAACTGATAGAGAAAGGGTAGAAGCAGTTTATCGATATATAGTTGATAATATAAAATATGATTATAATAAAATAAACACGATTTCTACTGATTATGTACCTGACTTAAATGAAGTTATTATAAGTAAAAAAGGAATATGTTATGATTATTCAGCTTTATTTGCGGGTATATTAAGATCAGAGGGAATTCACGCAAAGCTTGTTAAAGGCTATAGAAGTAACTTATCTGCATATCATGCCTGGAATGAAGTATTTTTAGATGGTTCCTGGGTTATAGTAGATACTACTTATGATGCAGCATTGTCTAGTGTCCAATCACAAAGTATGATAAAATCTGTAGATGAATATAATAAGGTGAGAGAATACTAA